Proteins encoded in a region of the Pseudostreptobacillus hongkongensis genome:
- a CDS encoding helix-turn-helix domain-containing protein has protein sequence MKLSYKKLCKLLIDRDIKHKDFIDKTGISRSTFYKLKKDENVTTDVILKICEELNCDISEIMECID, from the coding sequence ATGAAATTGAGCTATAAGAAACTGTGTAAACTATTGATTGATAGAGATATAAAGCATAAAGATTTTATCGATAAAACGGGGATTAGTAGAAGTACATTTTATAAATTAAAGAAAGATGAAAATGTAACTACAGATGTGATATTAAAAATATGCGAGGAGCTTAATTGTGATATATCTGAAATTATGGAATGTATAGATTAG
- a CDS encoding MvaI/BcnI family restriction endonuclease: MISTLEDFKRKMDEISIDGWIKTHRSGPTGIGKTLEDLLGINENNAAEPDFGVYELKAARDTDSSMLTLFTKTPKPPRINNYLLNTYGYTSDNYDNEKKVLHTTLSANIQSRIADTGQTLGIKCLDEKISLIGNSTIEEAYWEREQLRKAFYKKYKHTLVYVKAKSRNIGKNEEFLFYEAYELSDFDYEGLMDLLEKGVVKIDIRIGQYPDGRAHDHGTGFRIHPQYFDELFMKKVKIWSR; the protein is encoded by the coding sequence ATGATTAGCACTTTAGAAGATTTTAAAAGAAAAATGGATGAAATAAGCATCGATGGATGGATTAAGACACATAGAAGTGGTCCTACAGGAATAGGTAAGACATTGGAAGATTTATTAGGTATCAACGAAAACAATGCAGCAGAACCTGATTTCGGGGTATACGAATTAAAAGCAGCTAGAGATACAGATTCGAGTATGTTAACACTTTTTACCAAAACTCCAAAGCCACCAAGAATCAATAATTATTTGTTAAATACATATGGTTATACAAGTGATAATTATGATAATGAAAAAAAGGTTTTACATACTACTTTGTCAGCAAATATACAATCAAGAATAGCTGATACGGGTCAAACTTTAGGCATTAAGTGTTTAGATGAAAAGATTAGCCTAATTGGAAATAGTACAATTGAGGAGGCTTATTGGGAAAGAGAGCAATTAAGGAAGGCGTTTTATAAAAAATATAAGCATACATTGGTATATGTAAAGGCAAAATCAAGAAATATAGGGAAAAATGAAGAATTCCTTTTTTATGAAGCGTATGAACTATCTGATTTTGACTATGAAGGACTTATGGACTTATTAGAAAAAGGAGTAGTAAAAATAGATATTCGTATAGGGCAGTACCCAGATGGTAGGGCTCATGATCATGGTACAGGTTTTAGGATACATCCTCAATATTTTGATGAATTATTTATGAAAAAAGTAAAAATTTGGTCTAGATAA
- a CDS encoding DNA-binding protein: MNYKEMRNTLEQMVNENHEDFAKALISFEKGINDKDTLDRLYQEYMDNDSMSLLNDEFDYLIDELRENGQIKESVAIEKEDNDLVNIVGNIVGEVEAIERENKNGEAFKVVNFSVVSKDDEGNKTYTNCSAYGDKGDISKDFKQGDLVKLFGQVRTSIDDNGKEHTNFRIISSKLLKAKE; encoded by the coding sequence ATGAACTACAAAGAAATGAGAAATACACTAGAACAAATGGTAAACGAAAATCACGAAGATTTTGCAAAGGCACTAATTAGTTTTGAAAAAGGTATCAATGATAAAGATACCTTGGATAGGTTGTACCAGGAGTATATGGATAATGACAGTATGAGCTTACTTAATGATGAATTTGATTACTTGATTGACGAACTCAGAGAAAATGGACAGATTAAAGAAAGTGTAGCAATTGAAAAAGAAGATAATGATTTGGTGAATATTGTTGGAAATATAGTAGGTGAGGTTGAAGCAATTGAAAGAGAAAATAAGAATGGAGAAGCCTTTAAAGTGGTTAATTTCTCAGTTGTGTCAAAAGACGATGAGGGAAATAAGACTTATACAAATTGTTCGGCTTATGGAGATAAGGGAGATATTTCAAAGGATTTTAAGCAAGGAGACTTGGTAAAGCTTTTTGGTCAGGTAAGAACATCCATTGATGATAATGGAAAAGAGCATACTAATTTTAGAATCATATCGTCTAAGCTTTTAAAAGCAAAGGAATAG
- a CDS encoding site-specific DNA-methyltransferase, whose protein sequence is MSYITIKEASCLWGISERRITKLCNENRIDGAIKFGWSWAIPTDAKKPDDARVKSDKEKVNHIHFPEEPVLIRKWAMPNKNTFSIKPIKELISEELTDGLWIDPFANNNKFATITNDLNQEFDTDYHLDALDFFKLFNDNSIDGILYDPPYSPRQVSECYNDVGYNVTWDTTKASFWSNHKKEISRILKIGGKIITFGWNSGGIGMAYGFKKTKILLVPHGGWHNDTICTVELKIKNKSNNKYNTGEKVQMKKKETDNDKKIINWIENLPADFWDFKSEDTRELTHGFHSYPATMIYPISRNIIKKMKDIYTINSLFDPFSGSGTVPVEGMIANIPTVYATDLNPLSIILTKVKTKVLDKSELLKWHNLMKERIEELISENSNIISSLENYIIENNINIYDKHGWGDNAKEFLKDFMIQHGFSTEIVTTLPDFKNLGYWFKPNVVLHIQIIKNVLETMPDLKIKNFFMISLSETIRLASNKRNGEFKMYRIDKKKLPSFNPNVLNVFFEIVDKNISRMDEFYKIVNNNNSIVKTTLDDTRFLTTIPNNSIDLIITSPPYGDSRTTVAYGEFSKLSLQWVGLDENSLDIDINKIDKELLGGKNFNNGFEFDLCSPTLGDALQKISALDIKRSGDVYSFYNDLNSCLSKCSQKSKINTYQFWVVGNRTVKGVYLKTDEILVELAKEHNLHHVTTFTRNIHNKVMPSLNSPTNEKGKTVTTMTNEFIVVLRKV, encoded by the coding sequence ATGTCGTACATAACCATAAAAGAAGCGTCATGCTTGTGGGGAATAAGTGAAAGAAGAATCACTAAATTATGCAATGAAAATAGAATAGATGGTGCAATCAAATTCGGATGGAGTTGGGCTATTCCAACAGATGCAAAAAAACCAGATGACGCAAGAGTTAAAAGCGATAAAGAAAAAGTTAACCATATTCATTTTCCAGAAGAACCAGTTTTAATACGCAAATGGGCAATGCCAAACAAAAACACATTTAGCATTAAACCAATAAAAGAACTTATATCTGAAGAACTAACTGATGGTTTGTGGATAGATCCTTTTGCGAATAATAATAAATTTGCGACAATCACAAATGACCTAAATCAAGAGTTTGATACAGATTACCATCTTGACGCACTAGATTTTTTTAAATTATTTAATGATAATTCTATTGATGGAATACTGTACGACCCACCCTATTCACCTAGGCAAGTTAGTGAATGCTATAACGATGTAGGTTATAACGTTACTTGGGACACAACAAAAGCCTCCTTTTGGTCTAATCACAAAAAGGAAATATCCCGTATATTAAAGATTGGCGGAAAAATTATAACTTTTGGATGGAATAGTGGCGGTATAGGAATGGCGTACGGTTTTAAAAAAACAAAAATCCTTCTTGTTCCTCATGGAGGATGGCACAACGATACTATTTGTACAGTCGAGTTAAAAATCAAAAATAAATCAAATAATAAGTATAATACTGGAGAAAAAGTTCAAATGAAAAAAAAAGAAACTGATAATGATAAAAAGATAATAAATTGGATTGAAAATTTACCTGCTGATTTTTGGGATTTCAAATCAGAAGATACACGTGAATTAACTCATGGTTTTCATTCCTATCCAGCAACAATGATCTATCCTATAAGTAGAAATATAATAAAAAAGATGAAAGATATTTATACAATAAATTCTCTTTTTGATCCATTTTCTGGATCAGGAACAGTTCCCGTAGAAGGTATGATTGCCAATATACCAACTGTATATGCAACTGACTTAAATCCACTTTCTATAATTCTCACAAAAGTAAAAACTAAAGTTTTAGATAAATCTGAGCTTTTAAAATGGCATAATTTAATGAAAGAAAGGATTGAAGAATTAATTAGCGAGAATTCTAATATTATCTCTTCATTAGAAAATTATATAATCGAAAATAATATTAATATATACGATAAACATGGTTGGGGAGACAACGCAAAAGAATTTTTAAAGGATTTTATGATTCAACACGGATTTTCTACAGAAATTGTAACAACACTTCCTGATTTCAAAAACTTAGGGTATTGGTTTAAGCCTAATGTAGTTTTACATATCCAAATTATAAAAAACGTGTTGGAAACAATGCCTGATTTAAAAATAAAAAATTTTTTTATGATTTCTTTAAGTGAAACCATACGATTAGCATCTAATAAAAGAAATGGTGAATTTAAAATGTATAGAATCGATAAGAAGAAATTACCTTCTTTTAATCCAAATGTTTTGAATGTATTCTTTGAAATAGTCGATAAAAATATATCTAGAATGGATGAATTTTATAAAATAGTAAATAATAATAATTCTATTGTTAAAACAACTCTTGATGATACTAGATTTCTCACAACCATACCAAATAATTCAATAGACTTAATCATAACATCACCTCCATATGGCGATAGTAGAACAACTGTTGCCTATGGGGAATTTAGCAAACTATCATTGCAATGGGTTGGGCTAGATGAAAATTCCTTAGATATTGACATTAATAAGATTGATAAAGAATTATTAGGTGGTAAGAATTTTAATAATGGATTTGAATTCGATTTATGTAGTCCAACCTTAGGAGACGCACTACAGAAAATATCAGCACTCGATATAAAAAGAAGCGGTGATGTATATAGCTTTTATAACGACCTAAATTCTTGTCTAAGTAAATGCTCACAAAAATCCAAAATAAATACCTATCAATTTTGGGTAGTTGGAAATAGGACTGTCAAAGGTGTATATTTGAAAACTGATGAAATATTAGTTGAGCTTGCAAAAGAACACAATTTACACCATGTAACAACATTTACAAGGAATATCCATAATAAGGTTATGCCATCACTTAATTCACCAACTAACGAAAAAGGAAAAACTGTCACTACAATGACAAATGAATTCATCGTAGTTCTACGAAAAGTGTAG
- a CDS encoding SpoIID/LytB domain-containing protein, translating to MRKKLILMSLIFFYSCSTVSMNEKYKNISDKTNEIKNISNTAKNEKTEQKSIKNINDIRVRLASLDKEKLNLILTSNMKINGQKVSLYNIELKAVDNKIMFDGNYYDNIEILNPSDTIQVGKLKYYGNFYIKANNSKLEIVNTLDMEKYLLGVLPYEIPSSFPLESLKAQAIISRTYAYKNISRFKKDFDLYDDTRSQMYQGIPQKDVKNIEKAIKSTEGLVIKYKGTLIDALFHSYSGGHTASSKEVYGNHFDYLIGVEDNYSKYVPDSVLNWKYLIPMNDIVKEVGFIVSSFDATYTESGRVDTLTLYNEDKSLSKVYKGLEFRRKFSTTNIKSTSYTLDILDNGINVIGSGYGHGVGFSQWSSKSMAQDYNMNYEEIIKFFYNGVEVVNKGD from the coding sequence ATGAGAAAGAAATTAATTTTAATGTCATTAATATTCTTTTATTCTTGTAGTACAGTAAGTATGAATGAGAAATATAAGAATATTTCCGATAAAACAAATGAAATTAAAAATATTAGTAATACAGCTAAAAATGAAAAAACAGAGCAGAAAAGTATAAAGAATATAAATGATATAAGAGTAAGACTTGCAAGTCTTGATAAAGAAAAACTTAATTTAATATTAACAAGTAATATGAAAATAAATGGACAAAAAGTTTCTTTATATAATATTGAATTAAAGGCTGTGGATAATAAAATTATGTTTGATGGAAATTACTATGATAATATAGAAATATTAAATCCTAGTGATACTATTCAAGTTGGCAAACTTAAATATTATGGAAACTTCTATATAAAAGCGAATAATTCTAAATTGGAAATAGTAAATACTTTAGATATGGAGAAATATTTATTAGGAGTTCTTCCTTATGAAATACCTAGTTCTTTTCCATTAGAATCTTTAAAAGCACAAGCTATAATTTCAAGAACTTATGCATATAAAAATATATCTAGATTTAAAAAAGATTTTGACTTATATGATGACACGAGATCTCAGATGTATCAAGGTATACCTCAAAAAGATGTGAAAAATATAGAAAAAGCCATAAAATCTACAGAAGGACTTGTTATTAAATATAAGGGGACTTTAATAGATGCATTATTTCATTCATATAGTGGGGGTCATACAGCAAGTAGTAAGGAAGTATATGGAAATCATTTTGATTATTTAATTGGTGTTGAAGATAATTATTCTAAATATGTTCCTGATAGTGTATTAAATTGGAAATATCTAATACCCATGAATGATATAGTTAAAGAAGTAGGGTTTATAGTTTCTAGTTTTGATGCAACATATACAGAAAGTGGAAGAGTAGATACCTTGACTTTATATAATGAAGATAAGAGTTTATCTAAAGTATATAAAGGTTTAGAATTTAGGAGAAAATTTTCTACTACTAATATAAAATCTACATCATATACACTAGATATATTAGATAATGGTATAAATGTTATAGGTTCAGGGTATGGACATGGTGTTGGTTTTTCACAATGGAGTTCAAAATCTATGGCTCAAGACTATAATATGAATTATGAAGAAATTATAAAGTTTTTCTATAATGGAGTAGAAGTTGTAAATAAAGGGGATTAG
- the ytvI gene encoding sporulation integral membrane protein YtvI, whose amino-acid sequence MAKKEFTLNRFLPLIHIFTVFITVLLAFKIGVFFLPFVLALGVVTLTRPVSNYLQHKLKWSKKLSNGIVITSFYLIISALILVLLIVSFSELYSFINWLISNIGNSKDYITDILNQFDGFKIILPEFVQLSLKNGLNYLVTKMTGFSISFLNYLLSLTLNLPILLVYLIITITATYLMANDTEAVYDFFDKQFPKSWINKFDLIRIDVFSVAYKYFKSQLILVLLCFVELFIGFSVISLIFGKINYVLMLAILIALVDALPILGTGSVLIPWSIYLIATSQIGMGMAIIILYLIVWVLRAIMEPKVLSANLSINPLISLISLFVGFKLFGVLGFLYGPIIFTVMTIVFEDEIKNGFFKILSGEVN is encoded by the coding sequence TTGGCTAAAAAAGAATTTACATTAAATAGATTTTTACCTTTAATACATATATTTACTGTATTTATTACAGTTTTACTTGCTTTTAAAATAGGAGTATTTTTTCTACCTTTTGTATTAGCTTTAGGTGTTGTAACATTAACAAGACCTGTTTCAAATTATTTACAACACAAACTTAAGTGGAGTAAGAAACTTTCAAATGGTATAGTAATTACATCGTTTTATTTGATAATATCAGCACTAATATTAGTATTGTTGATAGTATCTTTTTCAGAGCTATATTCATTTATTAACTGGCTTATATCAAATATAGGGAATTCTAAAGACTATATTACTGATATTTTAAATCAATTTGATGGTTTTAAAATTATACTTCCTGAATTTGTTCAACTTAGTTTAAAAAATGGTTTAAATTATTTAGTAACTAAAATGACAGGCTTCAGTATAAGTTTTTTAAATTACTTATTATCATTAACACTTAATTTACCAATATTATTAGTATATTTAATAATAACTATAACTGCTACATATTTAATGGCAAATGATACAGAAGCAGTTTATGATTTTTTTGATAAACAATTTCCAAAGTCTTGGATTAATAAATTTGATTTAATTAGAATAGACGTTTTTTCAGTAGCATATAAGTATTTTAAATCACAATTAATACTAGTATTATTGTGTTTTGTTGAATTATTTATAGGGTTTAGTGTTATAAGTTTAATTTTTGGTAAAATAAATTATGTATTAATGTTAGCTATATTGATAGCTTTAGTAGATGCATTGCCTATATTAGGAACAGGATCAGTTTTAATACCTTGGTCTATATACTTGATTGCAACGTCTCAAATAGGTATGGGTATGGCAATAATAATACTTTATCTAATAGTATGGGTTTTAAGAGCAATAATGGAACCAAAAGTATTAAGTGCTAATTTAAGCATAAATCCATTAATATCACTTATATCATTATTTGTAGGATTTAAATTATTTGGAGTTTTAGGATTCCTTTATGGACCAATAATATTTACTGTAATGACTATAGTATTTGAAGATGAAATAAAAAATGGATTCTTTAAAATTCTATCAGGAGAAGTAAATTAA
- the ytvI gene encoding sporulation integral membrane protein YtvI, which produces MKYNIKNYMPTLRILTIIIVMILMVKVSLFLYPFTIGIIIALFSKKITNKFSKFLKIDNKKINFLVITLIFCIIASLISYLVFLILMELLKLSEWIKINYTVLHRYGNLAIERYNSYLPKLPDYLQEYIKEGLNSFIGKFSDYIYQIINNMFVYIKYLPELIVSFVITIISTYIISNNMEEIKVFFKNQFPKSWLKKMQIVKTNSIDTLFTYIRSQAIIVSLVFVFMFVGYTIINHISLNIKYVLILSIISALLDALPLIGTGPLLQPWALYLFIQGNYKGAISILLIYIAVSIFRMSIEPYILTGSFDLHPIISLLSMFVGFLLFGIIGFLLGPILFTVINIVFEDEIKLGFFKVLAGEKINEEKK; this is translated from the coding sequence ATGAAGTATAATATAAAAAATTATATGCCAACATTGAGAATATTAACTATTATTATAGTTATGATTTTAATGGTAAAAGTATCACTTTTTCTATATCCTTTTACTATAGGAATTATAATAGCACTGTTTTCAAAAAAAATTACAAATAAATTTTCTAAATTTCTGAAAATAGATAATAAGAAAATAAATTTTTTAGTAATAACTTTGATATTTTGTATAATAGCTTCATTAATTTCATATTTAGTATTTTTAATACTTATGGAATTACTAAAATTATCAGAGTGGATAAAAATTAATTACACAGTACTACATCGTTATGGTAATTTAGCTATAGAAAGATACAACAGTTATTTACCTAAATTACCAGATTATTTACAAGAATATATAAAAGAAGGACTTAATTCTTTTATAGGTAAATTTTCAGATTATATTTATCAGATTATAAATAATATGTTTGTGTATATTAAATATTTACCAGAATTAATTGTAAGTTTTGTGATTACTATAATTTCAACGTATATTATCTCAAATAATATGGAAGAAATTAAAGTTTTTTTTAAGAATCAATTTCCAAAAAGTTGGCTAAAAAAAATGCAAATAGTTAAAACAAATAGTATAGACACTCTTTTTACATATATTAGATCACAAGCAATAATAGTATCTTTAGTGTTTGTGTTTATGTTTGTAGGCTATACAATTATTAATCATATATCACTTAATATAAAGTATGTGCTAATTTTATCTATAATAAGTGCATTATTAGATGCCCTACCTTTAATAGGTACAGGTCCCTTACTTCAACCTTGGGCACTTTATTTATTTATACAAGGTAACTATAAAGGGGCTATATCGATCTTATTAATATATATAGCTGTTTCAATATTTAGAATGTCTATTGAACCATATATATTAACAGGAAGTTTTGATTTACACCCTATTATATCGCTTTTATCTATGTTTGTTGGATTCTTATTATTTGGTATAATAGGATTTCTTCTAGGACCTATATTATTTACGGTAATTAATATAGTGTTTGAAGATGAAATAAAATTAGGATTTTTTAAAGTATTAGCAGGAGAAAAAATAAATGAAGAAAAAAAATAA
- the mltG gene encoding endolytic transglycosylase MltG, with product MKKKNKKGYKKIYITIFSIILISFGLFYADIFVVKRNFDINSITVEKGDGFLNVYKKLGLSYTLLDKIYFKLNNQNLVTGNYEIKNNITKKELFELLKSTDTQNIVLTIPEGFTQNQIFERIESLGLANKEDMLRALNKVDFPYYHEKDNFDGYLYPETYFIPKNAGPDFIAKTILGEFLKKFPSEKYPDKKKFYEDLKLASVVMFETGGNDREKVAGVFKHRLRINMLLQSDATLKYDLGRMAYKKELQNNESLYNTYKHKGLPPTPICNPDKDTIEITINAPESEYLFFFMSGGKTYYSKTHEEHLRKRNEVK from the coding sequence ATGAAGAAAAAAAATAAAAAAGGATATAAAAAAATATACATAACAATTTTTTCTATAATATTAATTTCTTTTGGTTTATTCTATGCAGATATATTTGTAGTTAAAAGAAATTTTGATATAAATAGTATAACAGTTGAAAAAGGCGATGGATTTTTAAATGTATATAAAAAACTAGGCTTAAGTTATACTCTTTTAGATAAAATATATTTTAAGTTGAATAATCAAAATTTAGTTACAGGAAATTATGAAATTAAGAATAATATAACTAAGAAAGAGCTTTTTGAACTTTTAAAGAGTACAGATACTCAAAATATAGTATTAACAATACCGGAAGGATTTACTCAAAATCAAATTTTTGAAAGAATAGAATCTTTAGGTCTGGCTAATAAAGAAGATATGTTAAGAGCTTTAAATAAAGTAGATTTTCCATATTATCATGAAAAAGATAATTTTGATGGGTATCTATATCCAGAAACATATTTTATTCCTAAAAATGCAGGTCCAGATTTTATTGCAAAAACTATACTTGGAGAATTTTTGAAGAAATTCCCTTCAGAAAAATATCCTGATAAGAAAAAGTTTTATGAAGATTTAAAATTAGCATCAGTAGTAATGTTTGAAACAGGAGGGAATGATAGAGAAAAAGTTGCTGGAGTATTCAAACATAGATTAAGAATAAATATGTTATTACAGTCAGATGCCACTTTAAAATATGATTTAGGAAGAATGGCATATAAGAAAGAGTTACAAAATAATGAGTCTTTATACAATACCTATAAGCATAAAGGATTACCACCAACACCTATATGTAATCCTGATAAGGATACTATAGAAATTACAATAAATGCGCCTGAAAGTGAGTATTTATTTTTCTTTATGAGTGGAGGTAAAACATATTATTCAAAAACACATGAAGAACATTTAAGAAAGAGAAATGAAGTTAAATGA
- a CDS encoding helix-turn-helix domain-containing protein, with translation MDIYKIFANNVKKNRLKQSLSQEELAFKAGLHRTYISDIEREKRSISLGNIQKISIALKIEPYELFLKEDAEND, from the coding sequence ATGGATATATATAAAATATTTGCAAATAATGTAAAGAAAAATCGATTGAAACAATCATTGTCACAAGAAGAACTAGCATTTAAAGCTGGTTTGCATCGTACTTATATTAGTGATATAGAGCGAGAAAAACGAAGTATATCTCTAGGCAATATTCAGAAAATTTCTATAGCCCTTAAAATTGAACCATATGAATTATTTTTAAAGGAGGATGCTGAGAATGATTAG
- a CDS encoding IS3 family transposase (programmed frameshift) yields the protein MSKLTRKDKIEIYERRKKGETISSLTKAFDVHESNIRYLITLIKKHGYDILRKDKNRTYSKDFKLQIINRILISHESINYVALDIGLVSSGILHNWLSKFKENGYNVIEKKKGRKPKSMTKPKKNNKTLSEKEKIKQLEDEILYLKAENEYLKKLRALVQERELKEKKKLRVIAELRAKYPFRMLLKIAGISRSVYYYYINKKDIDEKNKDIIEKLKEIYYVNKGRYGYRRVTLELKNQGLNINHKKVQRLMKKLNLQSIIRKKRKYSSYKGLIGKIADNHIKRNFEATAPNQKWFTDVTEFNLRGEKLYLSPILDAYGRYIVSYDISRSPNLEQINHMLNLAFKENENYENLIFHSDQGWQYQHYSYQEKLKEKKIIQSMSRKGNSLDNGLMECFFGLLKSEMFYEQEEKYKTLEELKEAIEDYIYYYNNKRIKEKLKGLTPASYRNQSLLVS from the exons ATGAGTAAATTAACAAGAAAAGATAAAATTGAAATATATGAAAGAAGGAAAAAAGGAGAAACAATTTCTTCTTTAACTAAAGCTTTTGATGTTCATGAATCTAATATTAGATATTTAATTACTTTAATTAAAAAACATGGATATGATATTTTAAGAAAAGATAAAAATAGAACTTATTCTAAAGATTTTAAACTACAAATAATTAATAGAATTTTAATTAGTCATGAGTCTATTAATTATGTTGCTCTTGATATTGGTTTAGTATCTTCTGGTATTTTACATAATTGGCTTTCAAAATTTAAAGAAAATGGGTATAATGTTATAGAAAAGAAAAAAGGAAGGAAACCTAAATCTATGACTAAACCTAAGAAAAATAATAAAACATTATCTGAAAAAGAAAAAATTAAACAATTGGAAGATGAAATACTTTATCTAAAAGCTGAAAATGAATACTTAAAAAAATTGAGAGCTCTAGTTCAAGAAAGGGAGCTAAAAGAGAAGAAAAAGT TAAGAGTAATAGCCGAACTTAGAGCTAAATATCCTTTCAGAATGTTATTAAAGATTGCTGGAATATCAAGATCAGTATATTATTACTATATTAATAAAAAAGATATTGATGAGAAGAATAAAGATATCATTGAAAAACTTAAAGAAATTTACTATGTAAATAAAGGAAGATACGGTTATCGCAGAGTAACATTGGAATTAAAAAATCAAGGTTTAAATATTAATCATAAAAAAGTACAAAGACTTATGAAGAAACTTAATTTACAAAGTATTATCCGTAAAAAAAGAAAATATTCTTCATACAAAGGTCTTATAGGAAAGATAGCTGATAACCATATTAAAAGAAATTTTGAAGCAACAGCTCCAAATCAAAAATGGTTTACAGATGTGACAGAATTTAATTTAAGAGGAGAAAAGTTATACTTATCACCAATATTAGATGCTTATGGAAGATATATAGTTTCATATGATATTTCACGTAGTCCTAACTTAGAGCAGATAAATCATATGTTAAATTTAGCATTTAAAGAAAATGAAAATTATGAGAATTTGATATTTCATAGTGATCAAGGATGGCAATATCAGCATTATTCATATCAAGAAAAATTGAAAGAGAAGAAGATAATTCAAAGTATGTCAAGAAAAGGAAATAGTTTAGATAATGGATTAATGGAATGTTTCTTTGGGTTGTTAAAATCAGAAATGTTTTATGAACAAGAAGAAAAATACAAGACATTAGAAGAATTGAAGGAAGCAATAGAAGATTATATATATTATTACAATAACAAAAGAATAAAGGAAAAATTAAAAGGATTAACTCCTGCTTCTTACAGAAATCAATCCTTATTAGTTAGTTAA